Proteins co-encoded in one Methanobacterium sp. genomic window:
- a CDS encoding cell wall-binding repeat-containing protein, producing the protein MKKTPLLFITLLILLNPVSAKIFVSELSNGIITAPAASYTNGELIFSDKSPSQAVMNYLNGKEAIVVGDISLNGQSISADSSNLSKFWTNSDIVVLGTGKDTSAALVAIKNNAPLLVIDNRIPDEINKEIQRLKPKKIIICASPSSIPDSVLNRYPNAQRYWKGSDKDTIEDVGGNNQKIKAPESLMPVAMTLWKDANFDIGDKVTVDEKTTLWSSNDVTTSIVMNRYANKDLPVIYIACDNMVSEDADKKLLQKVKEVISGSAEVQIDNESPKPGEAPRTVQNAPRGIAAYIAAADPGSMADMVVGVKKGYLKKDAQKLDGIVYINYGRLNLENTSFLSRAWDDNYSNAYFAGLYHPSSFLNDAGIKMIQPNIGTNSQEEEINKIAAGLIDAAYSYNKAQVNPNYNSESVAKHDINPKFIAYGSQEILNDSEPKMGTSMWLYLTSQYVGGLPVRNTSNKYDESEIEESKYFGVITRDEYREFGKKTYEYMKINKTVPDSVNVNGKKLNNGDIEYLFAITTEKHTSKENMQFSRYVYMNAAYEPFEIIYKFIRSSFYQLIV; encoded by the coding sequence TTGAAAAAAACCCCATTATTATTCATAACTCTTCTTATTCTCCTTAACCCAGTATCAGCCAAGATATTTGTTAGTGAACTGTCAAATGGGATAATAACTGCTCCAGCGGCTTCATACACTAATGGTGAACTTATTTTCAGTGACAAAAGTCCAAGTCAGGCAGTTATGAATTATTTAAACGGCAAGGAAGCCATTGTTGTAGGGGATATATCATTAAACGGGCAGAGTATTTCGGCAGATTCATCAAATCTTTCGAAATTCTGGACAAACAGCGATATAGTGGTCTTAGGAACTGGAAAAGATACATCCGCGGCTTTAGTCGCGATAAAAAATAATGCTCCGCTTTTAGTAATTGATAATAGAATTCCTGATGAGATTAATAAAGAAATACAGAGACTTAAGCCCAAAAAGATAATAATTTGCGCATCTCCATCATCAATTCCTGATTCCGTTCTAAATAGATATCCTAATGCTCAAAGATACTGGAAAGGAAGTGATAAAGATACTATAGAAGATGTGGGAGGTAATAATCAGAAAATAAAAGCCCCTGAAAGTTTAATGCCCGTTGCAATGACCCTATGGAAAGATGCAAACTTTGATATTGGTGATAAAGTTACAGTAGATGAAAAAACCACCCTCTGGTCGTCAAATGATGTCACAACCAGCATTGTTATGAATAGATATGCAAATAAAGATCTTCCTGTAATTTATATTGCATGTGATAATATGGTTTCAGAGGATGCAGATAAAAAACTGCTTCAAAAGGTTAAGGAGGTTATATCTGGTTCAGCAGAGGTGCAAATAGATAATGAATCTCCAAAACCAGGTGAAGCCCCACGAACAGTGCAAAATGCTCCGCGAGGAATTGCAGCATATATTGCTGCAGCAGATCCGGGATCTATGGCCGATATGGTGGTTGGAGTTAAAAAAGGTTATCTTAAAAAAGATGCCCAGAAACTGGACGGAATTGTGTATATTAATTATGGAAGGCTAAATTTAGAAAATACAAGTTTTTTATCAAGAGCATGGGATGATAATTATTCAAATGCATATTTTGCAGGATTGTATCATCCTTCCTCTTTTCTAAATGATGCTGGGATTAAAATGATCCAGCCAAATATAGGAACCAACTCCCAGGAGGAAGAAATTAATAAAATAGCTGCTGGATTGATTGATGCAGCTTATTCATATAATAAAGCTCAGGTTAATCCTAATTATAATTCTGAGTCAGTGGCAAAACATGATATAAACCCTAAATTTATTGCATATGGGTCTCAAGAAATATTGAATGATAGTGAACCTAAAATGGGTACTTCAATGTGGCTATATCTTACTTCTCAGTATGTTGGGGGTTTACCTGTAAGAAATACATCAAATAAATATGATGAAAGTGAAATTGAGGAAAGTAAGTATTTTGGAGTTATAACAAGAGACGAATACAGGGAATTCGGTAAAAAAACATATGAATATATGAAAATAAATAAAACAGTCCCTGATTCAGTAAATGTTAATGGAAAAAAGCTTAATAATGGAGATATAGAATATCTTTTTGCAATAACCACAGAGAAACACACAAGCAAGGAAAATATGCAATTCTCCAGGTATGTATATATGAATGCCGCATATGAACCTTTTGAAATTATATACAAGTTTATTAGAAGTTCTTTTTATCAGTTAATAGTCTGA
- the pyrI gene encoding aspartate carbamoyltransferase regulatory subunit has product MKPPKELKVKPIRNGTVIDHITANKALSVLKILGLPNEKNTVTIAMNVQSPEMESKDIVKIEGRELAPNEVDKIALIAPNATINIIRDYEIVEKGKVHLSDEVSAILKCPNPNCITNTNEPMITKFYVIEKEPVFLRCYYCERIMEESEIESQF; this is encoded by the coding sequence ATGAAGCCACCAAAAGAACTTAAAGTAAAACCGATAAGGAATGGAACAGTGATAGATCACATAACTGCAAATAAAGCTTTAAGTGTTCTAAAAATCCTCGGATTACCAAATGAAAAAAACACTGTAACCATTGCAATGAATGTCCAGTCTCCTGAAATGGAAAGTAAAGACATTGTAAAAATTGAAGGGCGCGAATTAGCCCCTAATGAAGTGGATAAAATTGCTTTAATAGCTCCAAATGCTACAATAAATATAATTCGAGATTATGAAATTGTAGAAAAGGGTAAGGTGCATCTTTCAGATGAAGTAAGTGCTATTCTTAAATGTCCTAACCCCAATTGCATAACCAATACCAATGAACCAATGATTACTAAATTCTATGTAATAGAAAAGGAACCTGTATTTTTAAGGTGCTATTACTGTGAAAGAATTATGGAAGAAAGTGAAATTGAGTCACAATTTTAA